A section of the Caballeronia sp. M1242 genome encodes:
- the map gene encoding type I methionyl aminopeptidase has product MSITLKNEHDIAHMRVACRLASEVLDFITPHIVPGVTTEELDRLCHEYMVKEQGTVPAPLNYQPPGYPPYPKATCISVNDVICHGIPGEKVLKNGDALNIDITVIKDGYFGDTSRMFIVGEGSILAKRLVQTTFDCMWLGIDQVRPGAHLGDIGHAIQKHAEAQGYSVVREYCGHGIGTVFHEEPQVLHYGRPGTGIELQPGMIFTVEPMINAGRRDIRTMPDQWTVKTRDRSLSAQWEHTVLVTPTGYEVLTVSAGTQAPSQLIAATA; this is encoded by the coding sequence ATGTCCATTACGCTGAAAAACGAACACGATATCGCGCACATGCGCGTCGCCTGCCGGCTCGCCAGCGAAGTGCTCGATTTCATCACGCCGCATATCGTGCCGGGCGTGACCACCGAAGAACTCGACCGCCTCTGCCACGAATACATGGTGAAGGAACAGGGCACGGTTCCCGCGCCGCTCAACTATCAGCCGCCCGGCTATCCGCCGTATCCGAAGGCCACCTGCATCTCCGTCAACGACGTGATCTGCCACGGCATTCCCGGCGAGAAGGTGCTGAAGAACGGCGACGCGCTGAACATCGACATCACGGTGATCAAGGACGGCTATTTCGGCGACACGAGCCGCATGTTCATCGTCGGCGAGGGTTCGATTCTCGCGAAACGCCTCGTGCAGACGACCTTCGACTGCATGTGGCTCGGCATCGATCAGGTGCGCCCCGGCGCGCATCTGGGCGACATCGGTCATGCCATTCAGAAGCACGCCGAAGCGCAGGGCTACAGCGTCGTGCGCGAATACTGCGGCCACGGCATCGGCACGGTGTTCCACGAGGAGCCGCAAGTGCTGCATTACGGGCGGCCGGGCACGGGCATCGAATTGCAGCCGGGCATGATCTTCACCGTCGAGCCGATGATCAACGCCGGCCGGCGCGACATCCGCACGATGCCCGACCAGTGGACCGTCAAGACGCGCGACCGCAGTCTCTCGGCGCAATGGGAGCACACGGTGCTCGTCACGCCGACGGGCTATGAAGTGCTGACGGTGTCCGCCGGCACGCAGGCGCCGTCGCAGCTGATCGCGGCGACCGCCTAA